In Patescibacteria group bacterium, the sequence GCATCAAGTATGTCATTAATAACAGCATTGAGCTTTTGACCTTTTGAAAAGGCATTGCCAATAAATGACATCTGTTTTTCTTTTGGCAATTTATCCATTGTCCCGCTTTTAAACATATCTAAAATGCCGCAGATTACACTGACCGGAGTTCTTAACTGATGTGAGGCAATATCAAGGAATTCAGATTTGACTTTCAGGAGTCTTTCTAACTTTTTATTATTTTCAACAATATCTTCAGTTTGTTCTTTGACTTTTTCCTCAAGATTTTCAGTTAATTCTTCCAGGGCCTCTTTGGCTTTTGTCTGGGCAAAATTGGCTTCAATAATCTTCCCCGTGCTTTTATTAAAAAAATAACCGTAAACAATAACCAAAGTAAAAATGGTAATAATGATCAGCGATGATACCCTTCCCTCAATTAAAAGAAAAAGACCCAGGAAAAAGAATATTAAGATCAGGCTGATTGCCTGATAATGCAAAAATAAACAGTTGCGAAATCTAAATTTGCAATATTGGCAGCGCTTATATGGAGAATAATTAAGATTTTTGACCAACCAGCAATTTTTATTGAGATACCCGGCCTCTCCTGCTTCTAGCTTCTTTTTGTGATTTTTCATTTTTTATTTCCTAAAAATTTTTTGAGTAAAACATACATTAAGGTCGCCACGCAAAAGCCGACAAAACAAGCCAAGAATATCAAAAAATCAACGATTAAAATATAAATCCAGGCATAATCATCGGTTTGGCCATAATAAAGCCAAAAAAATCCTGCTAAGAGCAATACGCCGGTCATACCGGCGACAAAACTCAATTCTCCTGAATCTTTTAATACCAAGACGGATTTGTCTTTGAATATTTTTTTAAAAACCAAGACATGAAACTGGTAGGCAATATTCAATTTTAGGGACATGGCGCCTAAAATAACTAAAATACTTGCAGCTAAAACCAGCCATTGACTATGAATTAAAACAGCAATTAAAACTAAAATCCCGTAAACTGCCCGGGAAAACTTTAAAGAACTGTCATGAATTTGGCATTGTTGCATAGATTTATTTTAAAATTAGAAATTAGATGCATTTTTTAACAGCCAGACATGCTTTCCTTACATCTTCAATATCGTTATATATGTAAAAACTCAATCTGCAGCTGGCAGGAGGATTTAATCCATAAAATTTATGTGCCAAGGTTGCGCAATGGCAGCCAGCCCTGGACTCTACTCCCAAGCCGCTTAGTTTATCGGCAATTTCAAACGGGCTTTTATTTTTACAAGTAAAAGCGACTAAAGCAGTCCTTTTCGTGGCGGATTTGGGGCCGTAAATATTTAATGAAGGCATCTCACCCAATATTTTCAATGCTTCTCCGATTAGAATTTTTTCATGAGCTTCTATATTGTCCATCGCCTTTTTAACATCCGCCCTTTCCAATTTTTTATCAGTCATAAAGTATTTCTGCCTGCCTGGATTTAAAGAAAAATCCATTAATAATCTTAAAGCCTGGGCGGAAAGAATCGTCCCTAAAATATTAGGAGTTCCAGCCGTGAACTTCCATGGAAGTGAATTATATCCTACCTTTTCCGGGCTA encodes:
- a CDS encoding HAMP domain-containing sensor histidine kinase, translated to MKNHKKKLEAGEAGYLNKNCWLVKNLNYSPYKRCQYCKFRFRNCLFLHYQAISLILIFFFLGLFLLIEGRVSSLIIITIFTLVIVYGYFFNKSTGKIIEANFAQTKAKEALEELTENLEEKVKEQTEDIVENNKKLERLLKVKSEFLDIASHQLRTPVSVICGILDMFKSGTMDKLPKEKQMSFIGNAFSKGQKLNAVINDILDASDLDEKELDLKNSLEDLDLSASVSNIVSYNQPEAEQKKIKIIADITPGIMIKGDKKYLEQAIGNLVDNAVKYTPENKEVSIKLSRIDKVAQLEIKDSGIGIPGKEQKILFRKFSRASNAKELHTDGSGLGLFIVKKVINAHPGAKIWFESKEGRGTTFFVQLSAI
- a CDS encoding DUF4395 family protein, producing MQQCQIHDSSLKFSRAVYGILVLIAVLIHSQWLVLAASILVILGAMSLKLNIAYQFHVLVFKKIFKDKSVLVLKDSGELSFVAGMTGVLLLAGFFWLYYGQTDDYAWIYILIVDFLIFLACFVGFCVATLMYVLLKKFLGNKK